One window of Campylobacter avium LMG 24591 genomic DNA carries:
- a CDS encoding YkgJ family cysteine cluster protein — protein sequence MIYDKNFDYSFDENACKNCDAKCCTGESGYIYANLDEIEKLRAKFKLSFKDFEEKYLLKVNGRYSFKEYKYQDGFACVFFDELNKNCSIYELRPEQCKTFPFWNYFKTHKKELKKECIGVCF from the coding sequence ATGATTTATGATAAAAATTTTGATTACAGCTTTGATGAAAATGCTTGCAAAAACTGCGACGCGAAGTGCTGCACGGGAGAAAGTGGCTATATATATGCAAATTTAGATGAGATAGAAAAACTAAGGGCTAAATTTAAACTAAGTTTTAAGGACTTTGAGGAGAAATATTTGCTGAAAGTTAATGGCAGGTATTCTTTTAAAGAGTACAAATACCAAGACGGCTTTGCCTGTGTATTTTTCGATGAGCTTAACAAAAACTGCAGCATTTATGAACTAAGGCCTGAGCAGTGCAAGACATTTCCATTTTGGAACTATTTTAAAACACATAAAAAGGAGCTAAAAAAAGAATGTATTGGCGTTTGTTTTTAG
- the trpC gene encoding indole-3-glycerol phosphate synthase TrpC, producing MILQEIFLKNKQDLEFQKEQKPYKILEKELKERKIKDVASFLKKSDEKFKIIAELKKASPSKGVIREDFDIQSLATSYELGGASAISILTEKYYFQGSLDYLKQVRAQSKLPLLRKDFIFDEYQILQAHIYGADFILLIAKMLEKEDLKRLFAFAKSLNLEVLFEIHDLKDLEKAIYVNAKIIGINHRNLDDFKINTRLSYELIKDFPKDSIKVAESGLDDKKTLYELDELGIDAFLIGEYFMRKSDTKQALKDFVRK from the coding sequence ATGATACTACAAGAAATTTTTTTAAAAAACAAGCAAGATTTAGAATTTCAAAAAGAGCAAAAGCCCTATAAAATCTTAGAAAAAGAATTAAAAGAAAGAAAGATAAAAGATGTAGCAAGCTTTTTAAAAAAGAGTGATGAGAAATTTAAAATCATAGCCGAGCTCAAAAAGGCAAGTCCTAGCAAGGGCGTGATAAGAGAGGATTTTGACATACAAAGCTTGGCCACATCTTACGAGCTAGGCGGTGCGAGTGCTATTTCTATCTTAACTGAGAAATATTATTTTCAAGGCTCTTTAGACTATCTTAAGCAAGTTAGAGCACAGTCTAAACTGCCTTTGCTTAGAAAAGACTTTATCTTTGATGAGTATCAAATTTTACAGGCTCACATTTACGGGGCTGATTTTATCTTACTCATAGCAAAAATGCTTGAAAAAGAAGACTTAAAAAGGCTATTTGCTTTCGCAAAATCCCTAAATTTAGAAGTGCTTTTTGAAATACACGACTTAAAAGACCTTGAAAAGGCTATTTATGTAAATGCCAAAATCATAGGCATAAACCACAGAAATTTAGACGATTTTAAGATTAACACAAGGCTAAGTTATGAGCTCATAAAAGACTTTCCAAAAGATAGCATAAAGGTTGCTGAAAGCGGGCTTGATGACAAAAAAACACTATATGAGCTTGATGAACTTGGCATTGACGCCTTTTTGATAGGAGAATATTTTATGAGAAAAAGCGATACAAAACAAGCTTTAAAAGACTTTGTAAGGAAATAA
- a CDS encoding efflux RND transporter permease subunit — protein MYKIAINRPITVLMFFVALIIFGLISAFSMSVNLFPSVNVPIIKVSTKLSGDLKYIESKVTKEIENALSDIDGIKTISSSSFDNFTVTVMEFELDKDLEVAANDVRDRIGSLSLPAKPEVEKLNSEAGSVISLFVYSKNNDNIALMRAVNEKIKPKLQRISGVGKIDTVAYLEPQIRIKLEPALLQKYNLNALEIANLIKKQNFKQALGELENDKKNYIIKGYFEATSLKELEDIIVLPGLFLKDIAKIEQDLEDKKQIAIKDLQEGVLLEINKVSRYNALETISNVKNELSNLEKIAGKDIGIEAVYNKSENISKHLYQVIFDMFLGIILTVLIVYLFLRSISATLIACVAIPTSIISTFFLIDLMGYDLNRLTLIALTLSIGIFVDDAIVVIEHIAKKIDEKLPPLQAAYEGISEIGFSVLSISVVLLCVFVPIAYMHSIPGLFFNALGISVASGVVVSFLVAIFLIPSLSARFFSSKKSKFYYKSEPFFNSLEHRYEMLLGSILKHKAKFLLASFVVILLCFFLATRLGLDFLPMEDDSEFQVMIENRTDLSLEAMKVKSLKILQEIKADKRVEYAYLLVGYTDSMESKKAKIYVKLKELSKRDERQPKIVEEYRKKLSYSDLKIRVLDMPKFEGAGVDSPIQFLVLGDDLNEILKASSRAKELLAKNPNIVNIDDDANSTKEELAVFVDRQKATRLGVDLEYLAGVLSYSFSQLSVGNMDLGAFKDEIILSFDKDYKKDIESLKKIQIKNDKGQSLDLESVVSLVYQTNLASINRYNKSTSVKINASNTDISLGEVKKLILDNIDYILGDNSNLSYDFAGFIDLLDETVMGFVMSILLAFVLIYLVLAALYESLILPFVIMVSMPLAFAGTCLGLFLTGNNFSLFVLVAIILLFGMVGKNAILLVDVANKKCKEGFNVDEALIIAGKSRLRAILMTSFAMICAMLPLALSRGSGYEGNSPMAIAVIFGLVSSTILTLLVVPTIFEFAYKLDVKLRKIYERKELK, from the coding sequence ATGTATAAAATAGCTATAAATAGACCTATAACGGTTTTAATGTTTTTTGTGGCTTTGATAATATTTGGCTTGATTTCAGCCTTTAGTATGAGTGTGAATTTGTTTCCTAGCGTCAATGTGCCGATAATTAAAGTAAGCACAAAACTAAGCGGGGATTTAAAATACATAGAATCAAAAGTTACTAAAGAGATAGAAAATGCTCTTAGCGATATAGATGGCATAAAGACTATATCTTCAAGTTCTTTTGATAATTTCACTGTAACCGTTATGGAATTTGAGCTTGATAAAGATTTAGAAGTGGCGGCAAATGACGTAAGAGATAGGATAGGCTCTTTATCGTTACCAGCAAAACCAGAAGTAGAAAAGCTAAATTCAGAGGCAGGTTCTGTTATATCTCTTTTTGTTTATTCAAAAAATAATGACAATATAGCATTAATGAGAGCTGTAAATGAAAAAATAAAGCCTAAATTACAAAGGATAAGTGGAGTAGGAAAAATCGATACAGTAGCTTATCTAGAGCCACAAATTAGAATAAAACTTGAACCAGCTTTGCTACAAAAATATAATCTTAATGCCTTAGAAATAGCAAATTTGATAAAAAAACAGAATTTCAAACAAGCACTTGGAGAGCTTGAAAATGATAAGAAAAATTATATAATAAAAGGTTATTTTGAAGCCACGTCTTTAAAAGAGCTAGAAGATATCATAGTATTACCGGGACTTTTTCTAAAAGATATAGCAAAGATAGAGCAGGATTTAGAAGATAAAAAACAAATCGCTATCAAAGATTTGCAAGAAGGGGTTTTGCTTGAAATAAATAAAGTCAGTAGATACAACGCTCTTGAAACTATAAGTAATGTAAAAAACGAGCTTTCAAATCTTGAAAAAATAGCTGGTAAAGATATTGGCATAGAAGCTGTTTATAATAAAAGTGAAAACATAAGCAAACATCTTTATCAAGTAATTTTTGATATGTTTCTTGGTATTATTTTAACTGTGCTTATAGTGTATCTTTTTTTAAGGAGTATAAGTGCTACCTTAATAGCTTGTGTTGCTATACCAACCTCTATAATATCTACATTTTTTTTGATAGATTTGATGGGATATGATTTAAATCGTTTAACACTTATAGCACTTACTCTTAGTATAGGTATATTTGTTGATGATGCGATAGTTGTTATAGAGCATATAGCAAAAAAAATAGATGAAAAGCTTCCACCTTTACAGGCGGCTTATGAAGGCATAAGCGAAATAGGCTTTTCTGTTCTTAGTATAAGCGTTGTTTTGCTTTGTGTTTTTGTGCCTATTGCTTATATGCATTCTATACCGGGACTTTTCTTTAATGCTCTTGGCATAAGCGTTGCTAGCGGCGTTGTAGTAAGCTTTTTAGTAGCTATATTTTTGATACCTAGCTTAAGTGCTAGATTTTTTTCCAGCAAGAAAAGCAAATTTTACTATAAAAGTGAGCCTTTTTTTAACAGCTTAGAACATAGATATGAAATGTTATTAGGAAGCATTTTAAAACATAAGGCTAAATTTTTATTAGCATCTTTTGTTGTCATTTTGCTTTGCTTTTTTTTAGCTACTAGATTAGGTCTTGATTTCTTGCCTATGGAAGATGATAGCGAATTTCAGGTTATGATAGAAAATAGAACAGATTTGAGTTTAGAAGCTATGAAAGTCAAATCTTTAAAAATTTTGCAGGAAATAAAGGCTGATAAAAGAGTTGAATACGCTTATTTACTCGTTGGATATACAGATTCTATGGAAAGTAAGAAAGCTAAAATTTATGTAAAATTAAAAGAACTTAGTAAAAGAGATGAAAGACAACCTAAGATAGTAGAAGAGTATAGAAAAAAACTAAGTTATAGCGATCTTAAAATAAGAGTTTTAGATATGCCTAAATTCGAAGGTGCTGGTGTGGATTCTCCTATACAATTTTTAGTTCTTGGAGATGATTTAAACGAAATTTTAAAAGCAAGTTCTAGAGCAAAAGAGCTTTTAGCAAAGAATCCTAACATCGTTAATATAGACGATGATGCTAATTCCACAAAGGAAGAATTAGCAGTTTTTGTAGATAGACAAAAGGCTACTAGGCTTGGTGTTGATTTAGAATATTTAGCTGGAGTTTTGTCTTATTCTTTTTCTCAACTTAGCGTAGGAAATATGGATTTAGGAGCTTTTAAAGATGAAATTATATTAAGTTTTGACAAAGATTATAAAAAAGACATAGAAAGCTTAAAAAAGATTCAAATAAAAAATGATAAAGGGCAAAGTCTTGATTTAGAATCCGTTGTAAGCTTGGTATATCAAACAAATTTAGCATCAATAAATAGATACAATAAAAGCACAAGCGTAAAAATCAATGCTAGTAATACTGATATAAGTTTAGGTGAAGTAAAAAAACTTATACTTGATAATATAGACTATATTTTGGGCGATAATTCAAATTTAAGTTATGATTTTGCTGGTTTTATAGATCTTTTAGATGAAACTGTTATGGGTTTTGTGATGTCCATACTTTTAGCTTTTGTGTTGATATATCTTGTATTAGCTGCACTTTATGAAAGCTTGATACTACCTTTTGTGATTATGGTGAGTATGCCTCTAGCATTTGCTGGAACTTGTCTTGGTCTATTTTTGACGGGAAATAATTTTTCTCTTTTTGTTCTAGTTGCAATAATATTACTTTTTGGTATGGTTGGAAAAAATGCTATCTTGCTTGTAGATGTGGCAAACAAAAAATGCAAAGAAGGCTTTAATGTAGATGAAGCCTTGATAATAGCTGGTAAATCAAGACTTAGAGCTATTTTGATGACCTCTTTTGCTATGATTTGTGCTATGTTACCACTTGCACTTTCAAGAGGTTCAGGCTATGAGGGAAATTCTCCAATGGCGATAGCTGTTATATTTGGGCTTGTTAGCTCCACCATTTTGACACTGCTTGTTGTGCCTACTATCTTTGAATTTGCTTATAAGCTTGATGTAAAACTTAGGAAAATTTATGAAAGAAAAGAGTTGAAATAA
- a CDS encoding HIT family protein, translating to MQHLYAPWRQKYFEQKEDTCVFCNIDEKEDEKRGVLFRAKKCYGILNLYPYTAAHFLIIPYKHLANLEELDNETWLEMSLYAKYGVEILKKDFKAGGINLGMNLGSVAGAGVAAHLHYHVLPRYFGDTNFISTIAQTRVCSANLEESYRLLKKAFDLKIKESK from the coding sequence ATGCAGCACTTATACGCACCTTGGAGACAAAAATACTTCGAGCAAAAAGAGGACACTTGTGTCTTTTGCAACATAGACGAAAAAGAGGATGAAAAAAGAGGGGTTTTATTTAGGGCTAAAAAATGCTATGGAATTTTAAACCTCTACCCATACACGGCCGCGCATTTTTTGATAATCCCTTACAAACACTTAGCAAATTTAGAAGAACTTGATAATGAAACTTGGCTTGAAATGTCTTTATACGCAAAGTATGGGGTTGAAATTTTAAAAAAGGACTTTAAGGCAGGCGGCATAAATTTGGGGATGAATTTAGGCTCTGTTGCTGGTGCTGGTGTGGCCGCTCATTTACATTATCATGTCTTGCCTAGGTATTTTGGAGATACAAATTTTATAAGCACCATAGCTCAAACTAGAGTTTGCAGCGCAAATTTAGAGGAAAGTTATAGGCTTTTAAAGAAAGCCTTTGATTTAAAGATAAAGGAAAGTAAATGA
- a CDS encoding N-acetyl sugar amidotransferase — protein MIYCDFCVMPNTRVGIKFEKTKDNKNICSACINHKKKKEIDYKARFKELESLCDKHRARNGKFDYDCAIAVSGGKDSHYQVYIMKEVLKMNPILFTVEDNFTMTEAGKKNLQNLSSEFKCHIISLKPDIKTQKAVMLKAFELFGKPTWFIDRLIYSYPFAMALKFNTPLLVYGENVSYEYGGSDDKETPSARNIFENGVASDLDIKTFLNDEVKEQDLQLFFNPRKDDLNKLEPIYLSYFLEWNSYKNYVFAKSRGFTDLSSEWDRRHCAENFDQIDSIAYIVHSWMKYPKFGHAMASDYASRFIRYGLLSRDEAVKIVNERDAKLDERCVEDFCSFLNISKSKFWQIVEKHYNKELFYKNDFGEFKLKNPLRGGGIDFHK, from the coding sequence ATGATATATTGCGATTTTTGCGTTATGCCAAATACTAGGGTTGGCATAAAATTTGAAAAAACAAAGGATAATAAAAACATCTGCTCTGCTTGTATTAACCACAAAAAGAAAAAAGAGATTGATTATAAGGCTAGATTTAAGGAGCTTGAGTCACTTTGTGATAAACACAGGGCTCGTAATGGCAAATTTGATTATGACTGTGCCATTGCTGTTAGCGGGGGTAAAGATAGCCATTATCAAGTTTATATTATGAAAGAAGTTTTAAAGATGAATCCTATACTTTTCACAGTTGAGGACAATTTTACTATGACAGAGGCTGGTAAAAAAAATCTTCAAAACCTCTCAAGCGAATTTAAATGCCATATCATAAGCTTAAAACCCGATATAAAAACACAAAAAGCCGTGATGTTAAAGGCGTTTGAGCTTTTTGGAAAGCCTACTTGGTTTATAGATAGACTTATATACTCTTACCCTTTTGCTATGGCTTTGAAATTTAACACACCCTTGCTTGTATATGGAGAAAATGTAAGTTATGAGTATGGCGGAAGTGATGATAAGGAAACTCCTAGCGCTAGAAATATCTTTGAAAACGGCGTAGCAAGTGATTTGGATATAAAAACATTTTTAAACGATGAGGTAAAAGAGCAAGATTTGCAATTATTTTTTAATCCAAGAAAAGATGATTTAAACAAATTAGAGCCTATTTATCTTTCATATTTTTTAGAATGGAACTCCTATAAAAACTATGTTTTTGCAAAAAGCAGAGGCTTTACGGATTTAAGCTCTGAATGGGATAGGAGGCACTGTGCTGAAAATTTCGACCAAATAGATAGCATAGCTTATATAGTTCATTCTTGGATGAAATACCCTAAATTTGGACACGCAATGGCTAGTGATTATGCCTCGCGTTTTATTAGATACGGACTTTTAAGCAGAGATGAGGCTGTAAAAATAGTAAATGAAAGGGACGCAAAGCTTGATGAGCGGTGCGTGGAGGATTTTTGCTCCTTTTTAAATATCTCAAAATCTAAATTTTGGCAAATAGTTGAAAAACACTACAACAAAGAACTTTTTTATAAAAATGACTTTGGCGAATTCAAGCTAAAAAATCCACTAAGGGGGGGGGGGATTGACTTTCATAAGTAA
- a CDS encoding tRNA1(Val) (adenine(37)-N6)-methyltransferase, which yields MNLVFSQFKNAYRYNSDSLLLYDFVAKNKIKGCVLDLGCGCGIIGILLKHKFIDITLSLLDILEQNCELTSLNLKQNNIKAAVFCADLRNLKLRNHFDFIVCNPPFYRLGAYKSENKHKEISKFQSSLSLDDFLAYSYKLLKAKGVLYFCYSSDCLQDINTKLTQYKLRLSKICFVHKDVNSKARLVLIEAKKGSKAMCEVKAPFIMYEDGKQSKLLTELLATLRIKSNDL from the coding sequence TTGAATTTAGTTTTTTCTCAGTTTAAAAATGCTTACAGATACAACAGCGATTCCTTGCTTTTGTATGATTTTGTAGCTAAAAATAAAATAAAGGGCTGCGTGCTTGATTTGGGCTGCGGATGCGGGATTATAGGAATTTTGCTTAAACATAAATTTATAGATATAACTTTAAGCTTGCTTGATATTTTAGAGCAAAACTGCGAGCTAACAAGCTTAAATTTAAAGCAAAATAATATAAAGGCTGCCGTGTTTTGTGCTGATTTAAGAAATCTTAAGCTTAGAAATCATTTTGATTTTATAGTTTGCAATCCTCCTTTTTACAGACTAGGAGCGTATAAAAGCGAAAATAAACACAAAGAAATTAGCAAATTTCAAAGCTCTCTTTCTTTGGATGATTTTTTGGCGTATTCTTACAAGCTTTTAAAGGCAAAAGGCGTTTTGTATTTTTGCTACAGTAGCGACTGTTTGCAAGATATTAACACAAAACTTACTCAATATAAACTTAGACTTAGTAAAATTTGCTTTGTTCATAAGGATGTAAATTCCAAAGCAAGATTAGTTTTAATAGAAGCTAAAAAAGGTTCTAAAGCTATGTGCGAGGTAAAAGCACCTTTTATAATGTATGAGGATGGCAAGCAAAGCAAGCTTTTAACAGAACTTTTAGCTACTTTGAGGATAAAAAGCAATGATTTATGA